In the Borrelia turicatae 91E135 genome, one interval contains:
- the rplM gene encoding 50S ribosomal protein L13: protein MNRITNNKTIWVKPKCVEKKWCMIDASDKVLGRVATEAVKILRGKHKPYYTPHQDLGDNVIIINASKIRLTGKKYSQKIYYRHSRYPGGLRSDTFRTLSERKPTAPLEIAIKGMLPKGPLGRELFRNLKVFAGSNHMLNSQNFYKLEAN from the coding sequence ATGAATAGGATAACGAATAATAAGACAATATGGGTTAAACCTAAGTGTGTAGAGAAAAAATGGTGTATGATTGATGCGTCAGATAAAGTTCTTGGTAGAGTTGCTACAGAAGCTGTTAAAATTTTGAGAGGTAAGCATAAGCCTTATTATACGCCCCACCAAGATTTAGGTGATAATGTTATAATTATTAATGCTTCAAAGATTAGGCTTACTGGTAAGAAATATTCTCAGAAAATTTATTATAGACATTCAAGATATCCTGGAGGTCTTCGTTCTGATACTTTTAGAACATTATCTGAGAGGAAGCCAACAGCTCCTCTTGAAATAGCTATTAAGGGTATGTTACCAAAAGGACCTTTGGGACGTGAACTTTTTAGAAATCTTAAAGTTTTTGCAGGTTCTAATCATATGCTTAATTCTCAAAATTTTTATAAATTAGAAGCAAATTAA
- a CDS encoding ATP-dependent helicase, translating to MDKIEKFLFSLNSYQKQIVLDDTKNPILVLAGPGSGKTRVITAKIAHLIKEMQLKPEEILALTFTNKAANEMNLRLNYLFDFNKALHIQTFHSFGAWLLRLYFKEFDKNYDSNFTIWDTNDVVKFVKQIGLASTIELSKHVASFILKYKENCFLDNYCGLDEKSYKDIKFYEQEKSKNNAFDFADLILKAVLMLRDCEDVKMRVQKKFKAIFVDEYQDTNYTQFLFLKELYCKDMHFMVVGDEDQSIYSFRGARIENILEFEKIFDNVSKYYLVQNYRSSLSIVNVANDVISKNRNRYEKVISTENKMGKKIRFFVFRNPAEEAEYFSNFLIENQLETAVLYRFNYQSLQFEKSFFKHNIPHKILGSIRFYEREEIKDVISLLRLFVNKKDKISFLRVINKPARGIGKTTTNKIIAMLNDRNVNFDLILASRKVADSLKGKAKDSLVAFLNLYDKLAESIQKDVYVNLSEFIKNVVIRSGFWDYYQKFDGDEKSRNIDELISSGVEYSGSFEGLVIFLENSSLSPLIHGDSKSSILLSSIHGVKGLEFDRVIISGLEKGLLPAEIEELTGERLEEERRLFYVAITRAKFELIVTMNLQRFFGGMLRNTAMSVFFQDISKDNYDIVFVPEYLKDNFKYFFSKSGNKSFNIGDYITYNGENGIVVDKWYQNGEPFIKINLRNGRKAILSSSYIKGLAKI from the coding sequence ATGGACAAAATAGAAAAATTCCTCTTTAGTTTAAATTCTTATCAGAAACAAATTGTTTTAGATGATACTAAAAATCCCATTCTTGTTTTGGCAGGTCCAGGCAGTGGTAAAACAAGGGTTATAACAGCTAAAATAGCACACTTAATAAAGGAAATGCAATTAAAACCAGAAGAGATTCTTGCTTTAACATTTACAAATAAAGCTGCAAATGAAATGAATTTAAGACTAAATTATCTTTTTGATTTTAATAAGGCTTTACATATCCAGACTTTTCATTCTTTTGGTGCTTGGCTTTTGAGACTTTATTTTAAAGAATTTGATAAAAATTATGATTCAAATTTTACAATTTGGGATACTAATGATGTTGTTAAATTTGTTAAGCAAATTGGGCTTGCTTCAACCATTGAACTTTCAAAGCATGTTGCGTCTTTCATACTTAAATATAAGGAAAATTGCTTTTTAGATAATTATTGTGGTCTTGATGAGAAAAGTTACAAGGATATTAAATTTTATGAGCAAGAAAAATCTAAAAATAATGCTTTTGATTTTGCTGATCTTATTCTTAAAGCTGTTTTGATGTTAAGAGATTGTGAAGATGTAAAGATGAGGGTTCAGAAGAAGTTTAAGGCTATTTTTGTAGATGAGTATCAAGATACCAATTATACACAGTTTTTGTTTTTAAAAGAGCTTTATTGTAAAGATATGCATTTTATGGTAGTAGGAGATGAAGATCAGTCTATTTATTCTTTTAGAGGTGCTAGAATTGAAAATATTCTTGAATTTGAAAAAATATTTGACAATGTGTCTAAGTATTATTTGGTACAAAATTATCGTTCTAGTTTAAGCATTGTTAATGTTGCAAATGATGTTATTTCAAAAAATAGAAATCGATATGAAAAAGTAATAAGTACAGAAAACAAAATGGGCAAGAAGATAAGATTTTTTGTTTTTCGAAATCCTGCAGAGGAGGCTGAATATTTTTCTAATTTCCTTATTGAAAATCAACTTGAGACAGCTGTTCTTTATAGATTTAATTACCAATCTTTGCAGTTTGAGAAATCTTTTTTTAAACATAATATTCCACATAAAATATTAGGTTCAATTAGATTTTATGAAAGAGAGGAGATTAAAGATGTAATTTCTTTGTTAAGACTTTTTGTAAATAAAAAAGATAAAATTTCTTTCTTAAGAGTAATAAATAAGCCTGCTAGGGGGATTGGAAAAACTACTACGAATAAAATCATTGCAATGCTTAATGATCGTAATGTTAATTTTGATTTAATTCTTGCAAGTAGAAAAGTTGCTGATAGTCTTAAGGGCAAAGCAAAAGATTCTCTTGTTGCTTTTTTAAATCTGTATGATAAACTAGCAGAAAGTATACAAAAAGATGTTTATGTAAATTTATCTGAATTTATTAAAAATGTTGTAATTAGATCTGGATTTTGGGATTATTATCAAAAATTTGATGGTGATGAAAAATCTAGAAATATTGATGAACTTATCAGCAGTGGAGTTGAATATTCAGGCAGTTTTGAGGGACTTGTAATATTTTTGGAAAATTCATCTCTTTCACCTTTAATACATGGAGATTCTAAGTCTAGTATACTACTCTCTTCAATTCATGGGGTTAAAGGACTTGAATTTGATAGAGTGATAATATCTGGTCTTGAAAAGGGTTTATTGCCTGCTGAGATTGAAGAATTGACCGGAGAGAGACTGGAAGAGGAGAGAAGACTTTTTTATGTTGCTATTACTAGAGCCAAATTTGAACTTATTGTTACAATGAATTTGCAAAGATTTTTTGGAGGCATGCTCAGAAATACAGCTATGTCAGTCTTTTTTCAAGATATTAGCAAAGATAATTATGATATTGTTTTTGTTCCAGAATATTTAAAAGATAATTTTAAATATTTTTTTTCAAAAAGTGGTAATAAAAGCTTTAATATTGGAGATTATATAACTTATAATGGTGAGAACGGAATAGTTGTTGATAAGTGGTATCAAAATGGTGAGCCATTTATTAAAATCAATCTAAGAAATGGGAGAAAAGCTATTTTAAGCTCAAGCTATATTAAAGGACTTGCTAAAATTTAG
- the eno gene encoding phosphopyruvate hydratase codes for MGFHIYEIKARQIIDSRGNPTVEADVILEDGSLGRAAVPSGASTGTNEAVELRDGNKSVYMGKGVLKAVENIINIISPELEGMSALNQVEIDKKMLELDGTPNKSKLGANAILAVSMATARAAAEHLGLKVYQYLGAYKANILPTPMCNIINGGAHSDNCVDFQEFMIMPIGAKTFSDAIRMSAEVFHTLKGILSKKGYATAVGDEGGFAPNLKSNEEACEVIMEAIQSAGYTPGTDIAIALDPATSELYDPKTKKYVLRWSTKEKLTSEEMVEYWAKWVEKYPIISIEDGMAEEDWDGWKKLTDKIGNKVQLVGDDLFVTNTSFLKKGIEMKVANAILIKVNQIGTLTETFEAVEMAKKAGYTAIVSHRSGETEDTTIADLVVALGTGQIKTGSLSRTDRIAKYNQLLRIEEELGSIAEYHGRDVFYSIKKQ; via the coding sequence ATGGGCTTTCATATTTATGAAATAAAAGCTAGGCAAATAATTGATTCTAGAGGAAATCCAACTGTTGAAGCAGATGTCATACTTGAAGATGGTTCTCTAGGTAGAGCAGCTGTTCCATCAGGCGCATCAACAGGAACCAATGAAGCTGTTGAATTAAGAGATGGTAATAAATCTGTTTATATGGGTAAAGGGGTACTCAAAGCAGTTGAAAATATAATAAATATTATCTCTCCAGAACTTGAAGGAATGAGTGCTTTAAACCAGGTTGAAATTGACAAAAAAATGCTTGAACTTGACGGCACTCCTAATAAATCAAAACTTGGGGCTAATGCTATTCTTGCGGTTTCAATGGCTACAGCTAGAGCAGCAGCCGAACACCTTGGACTTAAAGTTTATCAATATCTTGGTGCCTACAAAGCCAATATTTTACCTACACCAATGTGTAATATTATAAATGGAGGTGCTCACTCAGATAACTGTGTCGATTTTCAAGAATTTATGATAATGCCAATTGGAGCAAAAACTTTCAGTGATGCAATAAGAATGTCTGCTGAGGTTTTCCATACACTCAAAGGTATCTTAAGTAAAAAAGGTTACGCAACAGCTGTTGGGGATGAGGGTGGATTTGCACCAAATCTAAAGTCAAACGAAGAAGCTTGTGAAGTTATTATGGAAGCCATACAAAGTGCAGGATATACACCTGGAACAGATATCGCAATCGCTCTTGATCCAGCAACATCTGAATTATATGATCCAAAGACAAAAAAATATGTACTTAGATGGTCAACAAAAGAAAAACTCACATCTGAAGAAATGGTTGAATACTGGGCAAAATGGGTAGAAAAATATCCTATCATATCAATTGAAGATGGAATGGCTGAAGAAGATTGGGACGGCTGGAAAAAACTTACAGATAAGATTGGGAATAAAGTTCAACTTGTTGGTGACGATTTATTTGTAACAAACACATCATTCCTTAAAAAAGGGATTGAAATGAAAGTTGCAAATGCAATTCTCATTAAAGTAAATCAAATTGGAACACTGACTGAAACTTTTGAAGCTGTAGAGATGGCAAAAAAAGCAGGATATACTGCAATAGTTTCACATCGCTCAGGAGAAACAGAAGATACAACAATTGCCGATCTTGTTGTTGCACTTGGAACAGGACAAATCAAGACAGGATCTTTATCAAGAACAGACAGAATAGCTAAGTATAATCAGCTCTTAAGAATAGAAGAAGAACTAGGAAGTATTGCCGAATACCACGGAAGAGACGTTTTTTATTCCATCAAAAAACAATAA
- the gatA gene encoding Asp-tRNA(Asn)/Glu-tRNA(Gln) amidotransferase subunit GatA: protein MDFRGLSLIKIKELILARRCKIYDIVLFYKELYEANKDINGYIEFFDDSLELAKKYDELLGKGEGQNLPLIGMPIAVKDNISIKNKALTCASELLQGYVSPYDATVIKRLKDSGAIMIGRTNMDEFAMGSSCEFSYYGVTLNPLNKEYVVGGSSGGSGAVVAANQAPFALGSDTGGSVRLPASFSSLIGFKPSYGGLSRYGLASYASSLDQIGFFANSIDDVALILKYTCGIDKMDATSIDLIQDPYPLLSKSLAGTKLAVIKELSEDLMEPEVACEFSKFKSALLNRGVEIHEVSIEAVNFVLSLYYSLSPVEAASNLARYTCLHYGKRLNDELNLNDFYYRHRSLFLREEVKRRIVLGNYLLSEGYDLQYYVKACKIVENVLIPKFNEIFNNYSYIITPTSFVKPFKIGENFDNPIKMYYSDMCTVIANLIGAPALSIPFSQDDRGLPIGMQIIGQVKRDFDLLSFAKNVIEELGLNGI, encoded by the coding sequence TTGGACTTCAGAGGTTTAAGTTTAATAAAAATTAAAGAATTAATATTGGCTCGCAGGTGTAAAATTTATGATATTGTGCTTTTTTATAAAGAACTTTATGAAGCAAATAAGGATATCAATGGATATATTGAATTTTTTGATGATTCATTAGAATTGGCAAAAAAATATGATGAACTTTTGGGTAAAGGTGAGGGACAAAATTTGCCCTTAATTGGTATGCCCATTGCTGTTAAGGATAATATTTCAATTAAAAATAAAGCCTTGACTTGTGCATCTGAACTTTTGCAAGGATATGTTTCCCCTTATGATGCAACTGTTATTAAGAGATTAAAAGATAGTGGTGCAATTATGATTGGTAGAACGAATATGGATGAATTTGCAATGGGATCTTCTTGTGAGTTTTCTTATTATGGTGTTACGCTTAATCCTTTAAATAAAGAATATGTTGTGGGTGGTAGTTCTGGTGGTTCTGGAGCTGTTGTTGCTGCCAATCAAGCTCCTTTTGCACTTGGTAGTGATACTGGAGGTTCTGTTAGGCTTCCCGCATCCTTTTCAAGTTTAATTGGTTTTAAGCCTTCTTATGGAGGTTTATCTCGTTATGGACTTGCATCATATGCGTCATCTCTTGATCAAATAGGATTTTTTGCTAATTCTATTGATGATGTGGCTTTAATATTAAAATATACTTGTGGAATTGATAAAATGGATGCTACTAGCATAGATCTTATTCAAGATCCTTATCCATTGTTAAGTAAGTCTTTAGCAGGTACTAAATTAGCTGTAATTAAAGAACTTAGTGAAGATTTGATGGAACCGGAGGTTGCATGCGAATTTTCTAAATTTAAATCTGCACTTTTAAACAGAGGCGTTGAAATTCATGAAGTTTCAATAGAGGCAGTGAACTTTGTACTTTCTCTTTACTATTCATTATCTCCAGTTGAAGCTGCATCTAATCTTGCTCGTTATACTTGTCTTCATTATGGGAAAAGGTTAAATGATGAATTAAATCTTAATGATTTTTACTATAGACATAGGAGTTTATTTTTAAGAGAAGAAGTGAAAAGGCGTATTGTGCTTGGTAATTATTTGTTATCAGAAGGTTATGATTTGCAATACTATGTAAAGGCTTGTAAAATTGTTGAGAATGTATTGATTCCAAAATTCAATGAAATTTTTAATAATTATTCATATATTATTACGCCTACAAGTTTTGTGAAACCTTTTAAAATTGGTGAAAATTTTGATAATCCTATAAAGATGTATTATTCTGATATGTGTACTGTGATTGCCAATCTTATTGGGGCCCCTGCACTCTCTATTCCCTTTTCTCAAGATGATAGGGGATTACCTATTGGTATGCAAATAATTGGTCAAGTTAAGAGAGATTTTGATCTTTTAAGTTTTGCAAAAAATGTAATAGAGGAATTGGGATTAAATGGAATATAA
- the gatB gene encoding Asp-tRNA(Asn)/Glu-tRNA(Gln) amidotransferase subunit GatB gives MEYKLLVGLEVHVQLGLKTKAFCGCKNDFGGIPNSRTCPTCLGLPGALPSINKELISSAILAGHATNSKIKNIIKFDRKHYAYPDLPKGYQISQNDAPICENGFIFIETCSGLKKINIIRIHMEEDSGKSLHLLESENRSYIDFNRSGAPLLEIVSNPDINNGEEAVAYLSALREIFRYLDLSDCNMENGSFRCDVNVNLLINENGVEYKTPISEIKNLNSFKSVKLAIDYEKSRQKEEWILHRRTFESVGKHTMGFDDKKGITVLQRSKETVADYRYIKDPDLPLIKLDDSYIESIKSNRMVELPFDTRVRLKEQYGLSDFDVVTLTADKNLVKYFEEAAIASSDPKRVANWILSEVLSVLNDREMNILDFNLPPSYISELVEFIVNDRVSGKIAKEIFLEMLERNVSSAIIINEKNLAQISDISFIESVVFEVLNENPKSIELYKKGKSHAIKFMMGQIMRKTSGRVNPVLANEILMNKLRDV, from the coding sequence ATGGAATATAAGTTGCTTGTTGGTTTAGAAGTTCATGTACAATTAGGATTAAAGACCAAAGCTTTTTGTGGGTGTAAGAATGATTTTGGTGGAATTCCAAATTCTCGTACTTGCCCAACATGTCTTGGCCTTCCTGGAGCATTGCCTAGTATAAATAAAGAACTTATTAGTAGTGCAATTTTAGCTGGGCATGCTACTAATTCTAAAATTAAAAATATTATTAAGTTTGATAGAAAGCATTATGCCTATCCCGATTTACCTAAGGGATATCAAATATCTCAAAATGATGCACCAATTTGTGAGAATGGATTTATCTTTATTGAAACTTGTTCAGGTTTAAAAAAAATCAATATTATTAGGATACATATGGAAGAAGATTCTGGCAAGAGTTTGCATTTGCTTGAGAGTGAAAATCGAAGTTATATTGATTTTAATCGTTCAGGTGCACCATTACTAGAAATTGTCTCAAACCCAGATATTAATAATGGAGAAGAAGCTGTGGCTTATTTGAGTGCTTTAAGAGAAATTTTTAGATATCTTGATTTGTCTGATTGTAACATGGAAAACGGGTCATTTCGTTGTGATGTCAACGTTAATTTACTTATCAATGAAAATGGTGTTGAGTATAAAACCCCCATTTCTGAGATAAAGAATTTAAATTCTTTTAAATCAGTAAAGTTGGCAATTGATTATGAAAAGTCAAGGCAAAAAGAAGAGTGGATTTTACATAGAAGAACTTTTGAGAGTGTAGGTAAACATACAATGGGTTTTGATGATAAAAAGGGTATTACAGTGCTTCAAAGGAGCAAAGAGACAGTAGCTGATTATCGTTATATAAAGGATCCCGATTTGCCTTTGATCAAACTCGATGATTCTTATATTGAAAGTATAAAGTCTAATAGAATGGTGGAATTGCCTTTTGATACAAGAGTTAGATTAAAAGAGCAATATGGTCTTAGTGATTTTGATGTTGTGACTTTAACGGCTGATAAAAACTTGGTTAAATATTTTGAAGAGGCAGCAATTGCCTCGAGTGATCCTAAGAGAGTGGCAAATTGGATATTGTCTGAGGTATTAAGTGTACTAAATGATAGAGAAATGAATATACTTGATTTTAATTTACCACCATCATATATTAGTGAACTTGTTGAATTCATTGTTAATGATAGGGTAAGTGGTAAGATAGCAAAAGAAATATTTTTAGAAATGCTTGAGCGAAATGTTTCTTCTGCTATTATTATTAATGAAAAAAATTTAGCACAGATAAGTGATATCTCTTTCATTGAGTCAGTTGTGTTTGAGGTTTTGAATGAAAATCCTAAATCCATTGAACTTTATAAAAAAGGTAAGAGTCATGCAATTAAGTTTATGATGGGTCAAATTATGCGCAAAACTTCTGGAAGGGTTAATCCCGTTCTTGCAAATGAGATTTTAATGAATAAATTAAGAGATGTATAA
- a CDS encoding ABC transporter ATP-binding protein produces MKNEKDIILKVENLVQTFTIGENFLFWKNKRKVNAVNGISFEVERNKTLGLVGESGCGKSTTLRTIMQLYTPTSGNIYFNGKDITKLSKRELLKTKKDMQMVFQDPHTSLNPRMTIKEIIAEPLVIYNENKIFPRTKQEIEKRVNELMDITGLAKSMLSRYPHEFSGGQRQRIGIARALALNPKLLLLDEAVSALDVSIRAQILNLLKDLQKELNLSYLFISHDLAVVKYMSDKIAVMYLGVILEIAPREILFSNPKHPYTKTLIASIPEIDPEKIKNKTIKLDEPSLTNIRNTSITPENATLEEVEKDHFVSKYLFDEMNNLINKNDT; encoded by the coding sequence ATGAAAAATGAAAAAGACATAATTCTTAAAGTAGAAAACTTAGTACAAACATTCACAATTGGGGAAAACTTTTTATTTTGGAAAAATAAACGTAAGGTAAATGCCGTAAATGGTATCAGCTTTGAAGTTGAACGCAACAAAACATTAGGACTGGTTGGGGAATCTGGATGTGGAAAATCAACAACCTTAAGAACAATAATGCAGCTCTATACACCAACATCTGGCAACATATATTTCAATGGAAAAGATATTACTAAACTGTCAAAAAGAGAACTTTTAAAGACAAAAAAGGACATGCAAATGGTATTCCAAGATCCACACACATCCCTCAATCCAAGAATGACAATAAAAGAAATAATAGCAGAACCATTAGTAATATACAACGAAAATAAAATTTTCCCAAGAACCAAGCAAGAAATAGAAAAAAGAGTAAATGAATTAATGGATATTACTGGACTTGCAAAAAGCATGCTATCTAGATATCCACACGAATTCTCAGGGGGACAAAGACAAAGAATAGGAATAGCAAGAGCACTTGCTCTAAATCCCAAGCTCTTACTGCTAGACGAAGCCGTATCTGCACTAGATGTATCAATAAGAGCACAAATTTTAAATTTACTTAAAGATTTACAAAAAGAATTGAATTTATCTTATCTATTCATTTCACACGACTTGGCAGTAGTAAAATACATGAGCGATAAAATTGCCGTAATGTATCTGGGAGTCATTTTAGAGATTGCGCCTAGAGAAATTTTATTCTCAAACCCTAAACATCCATACACTAAAACATTAATAGCATCTATTCCTGAAATTGATCCTGAAAAAATAAAAAACAAAACTATCAAGCTTGATGAACCATCCCTCACAAATATACGAAACACATCTATAACACCAGAAAATGCAACTCTTGAGGAAGTAGAAAAGGATCATTTCGTATCTAAGTACCTTTTTGATGAAATGAATAATCTGATAAATAAAAATGATACCTAA
- the gatC gene encoding Asp-tRNA(Asn)/Glu-tRNA(Gln) amidotransferase subunit GatC gives MRDIRLEDSLKLSLLRLSKNEEREFAIKFEKIIGMLNKISEFEIKDGIQKEACNFSVLRNDEILPSLAIESIKNFSNVFVDGYFSSPKVLG, from the coding sequence ATTAGAGATATTCGTTTAGAAGATAGTTTAAAGTTAAGTTTACTAAGGTTAAGTAAGAATGAAGAACGAGAATTTGCCATAAAATTTGAAAAAATTATTGGCATGTTAAATAAAATTTCTGAATTTGAGATAAAAGATGGCATTCAAAAAGAGGCATGTAATTTTTCTGTTTTGAGAAACGATGAGATTTTACCTTCTTTGGCAATTGAATCTATTAAAAATTTTAGCAATGTGTTTGTGGATGGTTACTTTTCATCACCTAAAGTGCTTGGATAG
- the rpsI gene encoding 30S ribosomal protein S9: MAKSDVKGINLGMGTGRRKSSVARVYIREGKGDIKINNRDFDSYIQLENLKTIALSPLVLTNTLGKYDLYINIYGGGISGQAGAIRHGIARALFDLDEEYKMVLKSNGFLTRDSRKVERKKFGKKKARKSFQFSKR; the protein is encoded by the coding sequence ATGGCAAAGTCAGATGTTAAAGGTATTAATTTAGGAATGGGTACGGGAAGGAGAAAGTCTTCTGTTGCTAGGGTTTACATTAGGGAAGGTAAGGGTGATATTAAGATCAACAATAGGGATTTTGATTCTTATATTCAACTTGAAAATTTAAAGACAATTGCTTTATCTCCATTAGTTTTAACAAATACTCTTGGAAAATATGACCTTTACATTAATATTTATGGCGGGGGCATTTCAGGTCAGGCCGGTGCTATTAGACATGGTATTGCAAGAGCTCTTTTTGATCTTGATGAAGAGTATAAAATGGTTCTTAAGTCCAATGGGTTTTTAACAAGAGATTCGCGAAAAGTTGAGCGTAAAAAATTCGGTAAGAAAAAGGCTAGGAAAAGCTTTCAGTTTTCAAAAAGATAA
- a CDS encoding ABC transporter ATP-binding protein translates to MKEDYMLDIRNLSIEFKLKHTTIYPVSNINLKMKKGEIRAIVGESGSGKSVTSMAILKLLPEITTVYKTGEILFEGQDLLKLSEKELQNIRGNKIAMIFQDPMTSLNPYLRISTQIEETIMLHQKLDKKTAKQKAIEMLKTVGVINAEERIEHYPHQFSGGMRQRVMIAMALSCHPSLLIADEPTTALDVTIQEQILLLIKSLSKKFNTSTILITHDLGVVAEVCDTVSVMYQGKFVEEGTVQEIFKNPKHPYTIGLLKSILTLDKDPNEKLYSIKDNPIGTITNKMEGDFK, encoded by the coding sequence ATGAAAGAAGACTATATGCTGGATATAAGAAATTTATCAATTGAGTTTAAGTTGAAGCATACAACAATATATCCTGTAAGCAACATAAACTTAAAAATGAAAAAAGGAGAAATTAGGGCTATTGTTGGAGAATCTGGTAGCGGTAAATCTGTCACAAGCATGGCAATACTAAAATTGCTGCCTGAAATTACGACAGTATACAAAACAGGTGAAATACTATTTGAAGGTCAAGACTTACTAAAACTTAGCGAAAAAGAACTTCAAAATATTAGAGGCAATAAAATAGCAATGATATTCCAAGATCCAATGACTTCTCTAAATCCATATTTAAGAATATCTACACAAATTGAAGAAACAATAATGTTACATCAAAAATTAGATAAAAAGACAGCAAAGCAAAAAGCAATAGAAATGTTAAAAACAGTTGGTGTTATAAATGCAGAAGAGCGAATAGAACATTATCCACACCAATTTTCAGGGGGAATGAGACAAAGAGTTATGATTGCAATGGCTCTCAGTTGCCATCCATCATTATTAATTGCAGACGAGCCAACCACAGCTCTTGATGTCACAATCCAAGAACAAATATTACTACTCATAAAAAGCCTGTCTAAAAAATTTAATACCTCCACCATATTAATAACCCATGATTTAGGAGTAGTTGCAGAAGTATGCGATACAGTTTCTGTAATGTACCAAGGAAAATTTGTAGAAGAAGGTACAGTACAAGAAATATTTAAAAATCCTAAACATCCATATACAATTGGACTTCTAAAATCAATACTTACTCTTGATAAGGACCCAAACGAAAAACTTTATTCAATTAAAGATAATCCTATTGGGACTATTACAAACAAAATGGAAGGGGATTTTAAATGA
- a CDS encoding ABC transporter permease — MNEHENQDTYVEIHTANKRAWLRFKENKLAFISIFIIGFYILIAILRPILPIYKYHTQVVEHADLPPSLKYAGELWYEKELHFIKRLSAKEKREINKEEKAKLEEIKRKIETEVQTIDGKEIKIHKRIYLLGTDNLGRDLLARIIQGSQISISVGFIGALISMIIGTIIGAIAGFFGGIIDRIITKIIEIFYVLPTLLVIIILMTVMERNIIGVFIAISIISWLTIARIVRGQVKSLARSEFIQAARTLGATNTRMIFKHLIPNSFGMIVIITTMNVPSFIMLESFLSFLGLGISAPMTSWGELIKNGIPTFIEYPWKIFIPATVMTIFLLFMNFLGDGLRDAFDPKDNL, encoded by the coding sequence ATGAACGAACACGAAAATCAAGACACCTACGTCGAAATCCACACAGCAAACAAAAGAGCTTGGTTAAGATTCAAGGAAAACAAACTTGCGTTTATTAGTATATTTATTATCGGATTTTATATACTAATTGCAATACTTCGGCCAATACTACCAATATACAAATATCATACTCAAGTAGTAGAACATGCCGATTTGCCCCCATCTCTTAAATATGCTGGAGAACTATGGTATGAAAAGGAACTTCATTTCATCAAAAGATTATCAGCAAAGGAAAAACGAGAAATCAATAAGGAAGAAAAAGCAAAACTAGAAGAGATAAAAAGAAAAATAGAAACCGAGGTTCAAACAATTGATGGAAAAGAAATTAAAATACACAAAAGAATATATCTACTAGGAACAGACAATCTTGGACGAGATTTACTTGCAAGAATAATACAAGGAAGTCAAATATCAATATCTGTAGGCTTTATTGGAGCACTCATATCAATGATCATAGGCACTATAATAGGTGCAATAGCTGGCTTTTTTGGTGGTATTATCGATAGAATAATAACTAAAATAATAGAAATTTTTTATGTCTTACCTACTTTGCTTGTCATAATAATTTTAATGACTGTTATGGAAAGAAATATCATTGGGGTATTTATTGCAATTAGCATTATCTCATGGCTAACAATTGCTAGGATAGTAAGAGGGCAAGTAAAATCACTTGCAAGATCTGAATTTATACAGGCAGCTAGAACACTAGGTGCAACAAATACGAGAATGATATTTAAACACTTAATTCCTAATAGTTTTGGCATGATAGTAATTATTACAACAATGAATGTTCCATCATTCATTATGCTTGAATCATTTTTATCATTCTTAGGTCTGGGAATATCAGCACCAATGACTAGTTGGGGAGAATTAATCAAAAACGGAATCCCCACATTTATTGAATACCCATGGAAAATTTTCATCCCAGCAACAGTCATGACAATATTTTTACTATTTATGAACTTTTTAGGCGACGGATTAAGAGATGCATTTGATCCAAAAGACAACCTTTAG